In Granulicella mallensis MP5ACTX8, the sequence GTGCGACCTATCGTAATTTCTTTCATCCGGCGACTCGTTGGCAGTTCACGGGGATACGTCTGGCCATTTGAAAGGTCTTCATTAGCAATGACTCAATACACTCAAGTACTCGATCTGGAGCGCGCATCTGCGAACGGTAAGCGCTCAGAACTTATGAACGAAGTTCGACGTGGTCTAATTACGCGGCCTCGATCACTTGCTCCCTGGATGTTTAAGGAGTATGTGTGGTTTTGAAAGATGACGCTCCCGAATTACGCAGATATCACATTCTGTGCGTGGATGATGAGATTCTAGGTACCACCATGCGCGGAGAGACGCTCCAAGAACACGGTTATTCCGTCGTTCTCTATCATTGTCCGCTTGCGGCTCTTCGCTGCGACTTCTCCAAGTTCGATCTCGCGATTCTGGACTTTCAGATGCCGGGATTAAATGGACGGGAGCTATTTCTGCGCATGCGCGCATTGGGTGCAAGGTTTCCAATGATATTGCTCGCAGGAGGCGTGAATGCACTTTCACATGAAGATCGCGTTCTATTTGTGAAGTGCATCGACAAGGGCATGCCTATCGGACACCTGCTCGAAACGATAGCGGAAGTTCTGGATCCAAACGAGGTGCCTGATCCCTGCACTTGAGGACATCTGTGGTACTTAGATGCTTTGCACGGTTTTAAGAAATTGTGGATGCGTTATCTGGGCCGTCAATCAATATAGGCAGGCAAAAATAGTATTCCGCGACGGTCGTTACGTCCAAATCCTGCCAGCGTCGGACTCTAGTCATCTGTTCGTCACCCAGAGCCTTAACTCTGCTCGCCTGACTGCATGATCTAATCACTAGCAGGAAGAGGCTTATAGCAGAGTTTTTCCTTCTCATTAAAGGTCTTCTCGATGGCCCGTCGATTGCTTTTCTATCTACTTATGCGGGACGCCTCAAAAC encodes:
- a CDS encoding response regulator; this translates as MVLKDDAPELRRYHILCVDDEILGTTMRGETLQEHGYSVVLYHCPLAALRCDFSKFDLAILDFQMPGLNGRELFLRMRALGARFPMILLAGGVNALSHEDRVLFVKCIDKGMPIGHLLETIAEVLDPNEVPDPCT